A window of Halobacillus naozhouensis genomic DNA:
CCCTTCTTCAAACAAATTCATGTGCAAACTCCTTTCATGGTCAACAAGTTCTTTCTATATGATAGCGGAAAATTATTATCTGTTTCAAAGATTTACAACTTTATATGAAATTTTGTCGAAATACTAGATGAGCTTATCATTTTACTTTCCTCAACAAATCATGTTTAATGAGAACTAGTAGTGTCCATATTATGAGTATATGCCCTTTTATTGGAGATCCAAACTAGTTTACATTTATTATTACTTTAGATTGACTCTAATAAAATATCTCGTTATACTATATTATGTGCTTATTAAAGCAGGATCATCTATATAAACGCTATAAAACATTTGGAGGGATTTATAATGGCAGAACGTATGGTAGCAAAACAAGCACCCCGCTTCGAAATGGACGCAGTGCTTCCAAACAAAGAATTCGGTAAAGTTTCACTAGAAGAGAATATGAAGAACGATAAATGGACGGTTCTATTTTTCTATCCAATGGATTTCACTTTCGTATGCCCGACAGAAATTACAGCTGTTTCTGATCGCTTCGATGAATTCGAAGATCTTGATGCAGAAGTTGTTGGTGTTTCAACAGATACGATCCACACACACTTAGCATGGATTAACACATCTCGTGAGGATAATGGTCTTGGTGATCTAGAGTATTCTCTAGCAGCGGATACGAACCACCAAGTAGCTAAAGACTACGGAGTACTTATCGAGGAAGAAGGGGTTGCTCTTCGCGGTCTATTCATCATCAGCCCTGAAGGCGAACTTCAGTACCAAGTGGTGAACCACAATAACATTGGCCGTGACGTTGATGAAACTCTTCGTGTACTGCAGGCGCTGCAAACTGGCGGACTTTGCCCGGCAAACTGGAAGCCAGGCCAAGAAACTCTTTAAGGTTAAATAAGGTCACAAAGGTCTAACCTAAGTGTTAGACCTTTTTCGATAAAAGTTGGACAGGAGGAATAACAAATGCGTTTAAGAACACCTATGCCTGAACTTCCTGAAGCAACACAGTGGATGAACAGTGATGCTCTCACAAAGGAAGATTTAACTGGCGATAAACCGACATTGATTCACTTCTGGTCTGTCAGCTGCGGACTATGTAAAGAAGCGATGCCTAATGTCAATGAATTTAGAGATGAATATAGTGATGATTTAAATGTGGTAGCTGTTCATATGCCTCGTTCTGAGAAAGATTTAGACCTTGAACAGATTAAAGAGGTTGCTGAAGAACATGGCATCACGCAGCCAATCTATGTTGATAATCAACACGCCCTAACGGATGCTTTTGAAAACCAATACGTACCGGCTTACTACGTGTTTGATGAAGAAGGCAATCTAAGACACTTTCAAGCAGGCGGTGGCGGCATGAAAATGTTGCGTAAGCGTGTGAACCGTGTACTTGGCGTCAATCAAAAATAGCAGTCATAAAGAGCAATTCCCTTCGTAAAATGGGGGAGTTGCTTTTTTTTATGAATAAATTTGGAGAAATTTTTAAAAATTACCTCAAATAGGTGGAAATTTATTTCGATTGCCGATATATTATTAATTACGTAAAAAGAAAGGGAGGGAGACATCATGGAAACGTTTAAAAAATTAAAGCAATTTTACTGGCCGTTTAAGTCCTTCTTTTTATGGTCATTATTTGCCCTTCTATTTGTCACAGTCATCACCGTCGTCTATCCAATTGTGTTGCAAATTACAATTGATGAAGTGGTGCGGGGCGAAAGGTATAATCTTATCCCGTATATCGGGGCTGCTTTTATTTTACTAATGATTGTAAAAGGGGTCGCGACATATTTCCATCAGTACCTTGGTGACTATTTTGGGATCAGGTCGGTTTATACCATGCGTGATGCGCTCTATAAGAAGCTGCAAAGACTTTCGTTTAAGTACTATGACAACGCAAAGACAGGTGACATCATGTCACGTCTGACAGCAGATGTGGAAGGATTTCGGTTCTTTCTATCAGTAGGATTTTCTGAACTTATCCGCATTGTATTATTAATTTTGATCAGTCTTAGTGTCATGTTTTACTATTCCGTTCCTCTTGCGCTGGTTACGATGGCTGCCATGCCTTTCCTGACGGTGGTAGTGTTTAAGTTTGATAAACAAGTTCATCCGGCTTTTCGTAAAATTAGAAAGTCATTTGGTAAGCTGAACACACGTGTCCAGGAAAACATTAGCGGTATGAATACAGTGAAATCGCTATCAAGGGAAGAGTTCGAAGTCGGCCGCTTCTTAAACCGCAGTGATGATTACCGGAAAAAATATATTGATACGTCTAATATTTGGTCTCGTTACTTCCCGCTCATGGAATTCATCGGCAATGTCAGTGTTGTCGCACTGCTAGCTTATGGCGGCTATCTCGTCATTAACGGGTCCTTGCAATTAGGAGAGCTTGTCGCCTTCTTTAGCCTGGTTTGGTATATTTTAGGGCCGTTAATGAATTTTGGCTTCGTCATTAACCTTTTTTCTCAATCAAAAGCCTCTGGAGAACGCTTACTCGAGATTTTAGAAGCAAAAGAAGACGTTACGGAAAAAGATGATTCAATCGTACTCGACCGTTTGCAGGGACATGTGACGTTCGATGATGTCACCCTTACTTATACAGAAGATGATGATTCAGCATTGAAACATATCAGCTTCGATGCGCCTCCAGGTAAAACAATCGGACTGATTGGGGCAACCGGATCAGGGAAAACGAGCATTACCCAGTTGATTACCCGCTTCTATGAACCTGAACAGGGCCGGGTCCTGGTCGATGGAAAGCCAGTAGCTGATTATGGGTTAAAAACACTACGTAAAAATATCGGTTTCGTGCTGCAAGAATCATTCTTATTTTCAACTTCTATTAAAGAAAATATTTCGTACGGGAATCCTGATGCCACCCTTGAAGACGTAATCGCTGCAGCCAAAAGAGCGCAGGCTCACGAGTTTATTATGGATATGCCTGAAGGATATGACACCTTGCTTGGTGAGCGAGGCATGGGCTTATCTGGCGGTCAGAAGCAGCGGATTGCGATTGCACGGGCGATATTAATCGACCCAGCCATTCTCGTTCTCGATGATGCGACTTCGGCCGTTGATATGGAGACAGAGTTTAAGATTCAGAAAGCACTGCAAGAGGTGATGGTAGGCCGAACGACGTTCATCATCGCTCACAGAATCTCTTCGTTAAAACATGCTGATGAAATTCTCGTACTTGAGGATGGCCTCGTTAAGGAGCGCGGCGTTCATGACGATCTACTAGTAAACGGCGGGCCATATCAACGAATTTACGATATTCAGTATCAAGATAAAGAGAAAATATTAAATACATCACATATCTCTTAAAAGTGGAGAAGTTTTTTTCAAAAGGAGGGGAGAGCATGGCTCGTAAACCTAAGCATAGACCTGAAACGAATAAACATTTAAACCGGTTTAAGTACACCCAGGACCAGGCGATAGAAAAGCCGTTCAACTGGACGCAGATGCTGCGCCTACTCTCGTACGTTAAACCGTACACTAGGCGCCTGCTGCCGATATCGATTATTGCGATGCTGGTGTCAACGATCGTACGGCTGGTGGTTCCTATTTTAATTGGTAAAGTAGCCATCGATGTTGCGATTGCAGAAAACAATGTGAATTTGCTGATTCAGCTCGTGGTCGGCATTTCCATAATGTATGTGTTAAGTTATATCGGAAATGCCCTAAGGATTAAATATGTTAATATTTTGGGGCAAAATGTCATTTACGACTTGCGTCAGCACTTATTTTCCCATGTGCAGCGCCTATCCCATAAGTTTTTTGATTCAAGATCGGCGGGCTCGATTCTCGTGCGGATTATGAATGATATAAATTCCTTACAAGAGCTTTTTACTAACGGGATCATCAATCTACTAATGGATGTTGTCATGTTAACAGGGATTATCGTGATCCTGTTTGCACTGAGTCCGAAGCTTGCCTTGGCGATCTTAGTAATTATGCCGATCATGTTCTATATTTCAACGAAGCTTCGACGGAATATTCGTCGCTCGTGGCAGCAAGTTCGTATCCAGCAATCAAGGTTGAACTCTCATTTAAATGAGAGTCTTCAAGGGGTGCGTATCACTCAATCCTTTTCACAGGAAACAGAGAATGCAGAATACTTTAATGGCGTAAATACCGACAATTTTCAGTCGTGGAATATGGCGACAAGAAAAAGTGCTATGTTCCGTCCGTTTGTAGAACTGAGTAATGCTGTTGGAACGGTTATCCTCGTGGCATACGGGGCACATCTTATTTTACAGGGCGATATTGAGATTGGTACATTTGTGTCGTTCGCTTTCTTCCTTGGTATGTTCTGGGAGCCGATTTCCCGTCTCGGTCAAATGTATAATCAGCTGCTAATGGCGATGGCCGCCTCTGAGCGCATCTTTGAGTTTCTTGATGAACAGCCCAACGTTCAAGAAAAACATGATGCCCGTGAACTTACAGACATGAAGGGGCATATTGAATTTGATCAAGTCCAGTTTGCCTATGATGAAAAACGAATCGCTTTGCACGACATTTCGCTTGAGATGAAGCAGGGAGAAACGGTAGCCTTAGTCGGACACACGGGGTCTGGTAAATCAACGATTGCCAACTTAATCAGCCGTTTCTATGATCCTACCAAAGGCGCCGTGAAAATCGATGGTACGGACTTACGCGATGCAACGATTGATAGTGTCCGTCAGCAGATCAGTGTTGTTTTGCAAGACACGTTTATTTTTTCAGGCACGATTATGGAAAATATTCGGTTTGGCCGCCCAACTGCTTCTGATCAAGAGGTGATCGAAGCGGCCAAGGTTGTTGGAGCAGATGATTTCATCCAGCGATTAAGTGACGGATATGAAACAGAAGTCGAGGAGCGGGGTAATATTCTATCAGCCGGTGAACGACAACTGTTATCCTTTGCACGAGCGCTTCTCGCCAATCCAAGGATATTAATATTAGATGAAGCGACCGCGAGTATCGACACAGAAACCGAAATGAAAATCCAGGAAGCCTTGAGGCGATTGT
This region includes:
- a CDS encoding peroxiredoxin produces the protein MAERMVAKQAPRFEMDAVLPNKEFGKVSLEENMKNDKWTVLFFYPMDFTFVCPTEITAVSDRFDEFEDLDAEVVGVSTDTIHTHLAWINTSREDNGLGDLEYSLAADTNHQVAKDYGVLIEEEGVALRGLFIISPEGELQYQVVNHNNIGRDVDETLRVLQALQTGGLCPANWKPGQETL
- a CDS encoding TlpA family protein disulfide reductase, with the protein product MRLRTPMPELPEATQWMNSDALTKEDLTGDKPTLIHFWSVSCGLCKEAMPNVNEFRDEYSDDLNVVAVHMPRSEKDLDLEQIKEVAEEHGITQPIYVDNQHALTDAFENQYVPAYYVFDEEGNLRHFQAGGGGMKMLRKRVNRVLGVNQK
- a CDS encoding ABC transporter ATP-binding protein; protein product: MARKPKHRPETNKHLNRFKYTQDQAIEKPFNWTQMLRLLSYVKPYTRRLLPISIIAMLVSTIVRLVVPILIGKVAIDVAIAENNVNLLIQLVVGISIMYVLSYIGNALRIKYVNILGQNVIYDLRQHLFSHVQRLSHKFFDSRSAGSILVRIMNDINSLQELFTNGIINLLMDVVMLTGIIVILFALSPKLALAILVIMPIMFYISTKLRRNIRRSWQQVRIQQSRLNSHLNESLQGVRITQSFSQETENAEYFNGVNTDNFQSWNMATRKSAMFRPFVELSNAVGTVILVAYGAHLILQGDIEIGTFVSFAFFLGMFWEPISRLGQMYNQLLMAMAASERIFEFLDEQPNVQEKHDARELTDMKGHIEFDQVQFAYDEKRIALHDISLEMKQGETVALVGHTGSGKSTIANLISRFYDPTKGAVKIDGTDLRDATIDSVRQQISVVLQDTFIFSGTIMENIRFGRPTASDQEVIEAAKVVGADDFIQRLSDGYETEVEERGNILSAGERQLLSFARALLANPRILILDEATASIDTETEMKIQEALRRLLKGRTAIIIAHRLSTIREADTIYVLEHGKILEHGSHDQLMDQKGEYFELVKAQFQMLDAI
- a CDS encoding ABC transporter ATP-binding protein; this encodes METFKKLKQFYWPFKSFFLWSLFALLFVTVITVVYPIVLQITIDEVVRGERYNLIPYIGAAFILLMIVKGVATYFHQYLGDYFGIRSVYTMRDALYKKLQRLSFKYYDNAKTGDIMSRLTADVEGFRFFLSVGFSELIRIVLLILISLSVMFYYSVPLALVTMAAMPFLTVVVFKFDKQVHPAFRKIRKSFGKLNTRVQENISGMNTVKSLSREEFEVGRFLNRSDDYRKKYIDTSNIWSRYFPLMEFIGNVSVVALLAYGGYLVINGSLQLGELVAFFSLVWYILGPLMNFGFVINLFSQSKASGERLLEILEAKEDVTEKDDSIVLDRLQGHVTFDDVTLTYTEDDDSALKHISFDAPPGKTIGLIGATGSGKTSITQLITRFYEPEQGRVLVDGKPVADYGLKTLRKNIGFVLQESFLFSTSIKENISYGNPDATLEDVIAAAKRAQAHEFIMDMPEGYDTLLGERGMGLSGGQKQRIAIARAILIDPAILVLDDATSAVDMETEFKIQKALQEVMVGRTTFIIAHRISSLKHADEILVLEDGLVKERGVHDDLLVNGGPYQRIYDIQYQDKEKILNTSHIS